From a region of the Odontesthes bonariensis isolate fOdoBon6 chromosome 4, fOdoBon6.hap1, whole genome shotgun sequence genome:
- the kat14 gene encoding cysteine-rich protein 2-binding protein — translation MDSSSEPLAGGEDEAACTSASEGLEEGEVEGETLLIVESEDQGSVDLSHDQSGDSLTSDMGEEADGGWAGEDMSFYCDRCHKWVPAAQLRGEQPSYLKGDNFFKFVCSDCADDSKESFERMRLTWQQVVMLAMYNLSLEGTGRQGYFRWKEDICAFIGRHWNFLLGTRKKTSTWWSTVAGCLSVGSPTFFRSGAQEFGEPGWWKLVQNRPPTLRPEAEKSATRTKASKPPLDPIITVEGLRKRGARNPVESAMQLKEKRCRTQEAKDIRRAQKEAVGGYADRSASSTPVKLAGGRGGGAGRRPDLVLEKGEVIDFSSLSSSDRTPLTSPSPSPSPDFSAPGTPASHSATPSLLSEADLIPDAMPPQALFHDDEEMETEGMIDPGMEYIPPPSARKKLRPPPPHIKREADSEDDDSREREDEFDEPVVRGKAPPLSAGGVAGAGGAERRRMAHPEKADSAGGVGTRYAALSLYEERMLLRRLDACPLALAVTPQAKRLHRKLLVRQAKRQRGLPLLDVDRAVSAALSLVGGIYGAQEVGAQVVGGVEGKYCTSSQELRILDRFQTNVSSRRGVRQNSVSFWHRLMGAECGLDQSIKSPYTSRILKPYIRRDFESRPVKLRLLAEIRAHPHRKDPDWAPEPEAPIDYCYVRPNHIPSVNAMCHDSFWPGVDLSECLQYPDFSVVVLYKKVVVGFGFMVPDVKYNEAYISFLLVHPEWRRAGIGTFMIYHLIQTCMGKDVTLHVSASNPAMLLYQKFGFKAEEYILDFYDKYYPVDSTECRHAFFLRLRR, via the exons ATGGACAGCAGCAGCGAGCCGCTGGCGGGCGGCGAGGACGAGGCGGCCTGCACGTCGGCCTCAGAGGGCCTGGAGGAGGGCGAGGTGGAGGGGGAGACGCTGCTGATCGTGGAGTCGGAGGACCAGGGCTCCGTAGACCTGTCGCATGACCAGAGCGGAGACTCCCTGACCAGCGACATGGGGGAGGAGGCGGACGGCGGCTGGGCCGGCGAGGACATGTCCTTCTACTGTGACCGCTGCCACAAGTGGGTCCCTGCAG CTCAGCTCCGTGGGGAGCAGCCCAGCTACCTGAAAGGAGACAACTTCTTCAAGTTCGTCTGCAGCGACTGCGCCGACGACAGCAAGGAGAGCTTCGAGAGGATGAGGCTCACCTGGCAGCAG GTGGTGATGCTGGCCATGTACAACCTGTCTCTGGAGGGGACGGGCCGCCAGGGCTACTTCAGGTGGAAGGAGGACATCTGTGCTTTCATTGGTCGGCACTGGAACTTCCTGCTGGGAACCAG GAAGAAGACGTCCACGTGGTGGAGCACGGTCGCCGGCTGCCTGTCGGTCGGCAGTCCCACCTTCTTCCGCTCCGGAGCGCAGGAGTTCGGGGAACCCGGCTGGTGGAAGCTGGTCCAGAACCGACCGCCCACGCTGAGGCCCGAGGCGGAGAAGTCCGCCACCAGGACCAAAG CCTCCAAGCCGCCGCTGGACCCCATCATCACCGTGGAGGGTCTGAGGAAGCGCGGCGCCCGGAACCCCGTGGAGAGCGCCATGCAGCTGAAGGAGAAGCGCTGCCGCACGCAGGAGGCCAAGGACATCCGGCGGGCGCAGAAGGAGGCGGTGGGAGGCTACGCCGACCGCAGCGCCTCCTCCACGCCCGTCAAGCTGGCCGGAGGTCGCGGCGGGGGCGCAGGGCGGCGCCCCGATCTGGTCCTGGAGAAAGGCGAGGTCATCGATTTCTCCTCGCTCAGCTCCTCGGACAGAACGCCGCTCACCAGCCCGTCGCCGTCACCCTCCCCTGACTTCTCCGCCCCCGGGACGCCGGCCTCTCATTCGGCCACACCGAGCTTGCTGTCGGAGGCGGACCTGATCCCCGACGCCATGCCGCCGCAGGCGCTGTTCCACG ATGACGAGGAGATGGAGACGGAAGGGATGATCGACCCGGGGATGGAGTACATCCCTCCTCCCAGCGCCCGCAAGAAGCTCCGCCCACCGCCACCTCACATCAAACGGGAAGCAGACAGCGAGGACGACGACAGCCGCGAGCGCGAAGACGAGTTCGACGAGCCGGTGGTCCGGGGCAAAGCCCCGCCTCTGTCCGCTGGGGGGGTCGCCGGCGCCGGGGGGGCCGAGCGCCGGAGGATGGCTCATCCCGAGAAGGCCGACAGCGCCGGTGGCGTCGGCACGCGCTACGCCGCCCTCAGCCTGTACGAAGAGAGGATGCTGCTGCGGCGGCTGGACGCCTGCCCGCTCGCCCTCGCCGTCACGCCGCAGGCCAAACGCCTTCACAGGAAGCTGCTGGTCCGCCAGGCCAAGCGCCAGAGAGGGCTCCCCCTGCTGGACGTGGACCGGGCGGTCAGCGCCGCCCTCAGCCTGGTGGGGGGGATCTACGGCGCCCAGGAGGTGGGGGCGCAGGTGGTGGGCGGAGTCGAGGGGAAGTACTGCACCAGCAGCCAGGAGCTGCGAATCCTCGACCGCTTCCAG ACCAACGTATCGAGCAGACGAGGCGTCCGGCAGAACTCCGTCTCCTTCTGGCATCGTCTGATGGGAGCCGAGTGCGGTTTGGACCAGAGCATCAAGAGTCCGTATACGTCCCGCATCCTGAAGCCGTACATCAG GAGGGACTTTGAGAGTCGCCCGGTGAAGCTCCGGCTGTTGGCTGAGATCCGAGCGCATCCTCACAGGAAGGATCCGGACTGGGCCCCCGAACCCGAGGCCCCCATCGACTACTGCTACGTCCGCCCGAACCACATCCCCTCCGTCAACGCCATGTGCCACGACAGCTTCTGGCCAG GTGTGGACCTGTCCGAGTGCCTGCAGTACCCGGACTTCAGCGTGGTGGTCCTCTATAAGAAGGTGGTGGTCGGCTTCGGCTTCATGGTGCCTGACGTCAAATACAACGAGGCCTACATCTCCTTCCTGCTGGTCCACCCCGAGTGGAGGCGGGCCGGCATCGGGACCTTCATGATCTACCACCTGATCCAG ACGTGCATGGGGAAGGACGTGACGCTGCACGTGTCGGCCAGTAACCCCGCCATGCTGCTGTACCAGAAGTTTGGCTTCAAGGCCGAGGAGTACATCCTGGACTTCTACGATAAGTACTACCCTGTGGACAGCACGGAGTGCCGGCACGCCTTCTTCCTGCGGCTGAGGCGCTGA
- the pet117 gene encoding protein PET117 homolog, mitochondrial: MSTTSKVVLGLSVVVTLSTVAAVHLNQSWDRERLHEGVIRDLERLERKKENLRLLEEQRVLTQQLEEERRRREARLRPQDT, encoded by the exons ATGTCTACGACCTCTAAAGTGGTTCTAGGATTGTCTGTGGTTGTGACTCTGAGCACGGTGGCTGCGGTGCATCTGAACCAGTCCTGGGACAGAGAG CGTCTCCACGAGGGCGTGATCCGGGATCTGGAGCGCCTGGAGCGTAAGAAGGAGAACCTGAGGCTGCTGGAGGAGCAGAGGGTTCTGACccagcagctggaggaggagaggcggcGCCGGGAGGCGAGGCTCCGCCCCCAGGACACCTGA